One window of Hymenobacter sp. BRD128 genomic DNA carries:
- a CDS encoding DEAD/DEAH box helicase yields MTFNDLNLIEPILRALSEEGYTTPTPIQQQAIPQVLEGHDLLGVAQTGTGKTAAFSVPILQILHQTALTQKTGQGPKGRVRCLVLTPTRELAIQIGESFKAYGRHLPQLRSTVIFGGVGQNPQVQALQRGVEILVATPGRLLDLMNQGYVHLQHLEVFVLDEADRMLDMGFIHDIKRILPKLPAGRQSLFFSATMPNVIKELSATILRPNPVQVAVTPVSSTADTVTQSVFLVDKNDKPALLRHVLKDPAIKRVLVFTRTKHGANKVTETLEKAQITAEAIHGNKSQNHRQRALSNFKAGTTRVLVATDIAARGIDVDELTHVINYEVPNEPETYVHRIGRTGRAGAFGTAFTFVEEEERAYLQDIQKLIRKQLDVDKEHPYSTNSVAPVSLLGNERIVRPKGPAGRPPRDGRGGNGGGQGRSGAPRSSGSTSGGGRSEHRGGGRPQSGGGERSASGGGGQRSSRPFQAGRSGGEGGRRSS; encoded by the coding sequence ATGACTTTTAACGACCTCAATTTGATTGAGCCCATCCTGCGCGCCCTGAGCGAGGAAGGCTACACCACCCCCACGCCCATTCAGCAGCAAGCCATTCCGCAGGTGCTCGAAGGCCACGACCTGCTGGGCGTGGCCCAGACCGGCACCGGCAAAACGGCCGCCTTTTCGGTGCCGATTCTGCAGATTCTGCACCAGACTGCCCTCACCCAGAAAACGGGCCAGGGCCCCAAGGGCCGCGTCCGCTGCCTCGTGCTCACGCCCACCCGCGAGCTGGCCATCCAGATTGGCGAGAGCTTTAAGGCCTACGGCCGCCACCTGCCGCAATTGCGCTCGACTGTTATCTTCGGCGGCGTGGGCCAGAACCCGCAGGTGCAAGCCTTGCAGCGCGGCGTCGAAATCCTGGTGGCCACGCCGGGCCGCCTGCTCGACCTCATGAACCAGGGCTACGTGCACCTGCAGCACCTCGAAGTATTTGTGCTCGACGAGGCCGACCGCATGCTCGACATGGGCTTCATCCACGACATCAAGCGCATTCTGCCCAAGCTGCCGGCCGGCCGCCAGAGCCTCTTTTTCTCGGCCACCATGCCGAACGTGATTAAGGAGCTGTCGGCCACCATCCTGCGCCCCAACCCGGTGCAGGTGGCCGTGACGCCCGTGTCGAGCACCGCCGACACGGTGACGCAGTCGGTGTTTCTGGTCGATAAAAACGACAAGCCGGCCCTGCTCCGCCACGTGCTCAAGGACCCCGCCATCAAGCGCGTGCTCGTCTTCACCCGCACCAAGCACGGCGCCAATAAGGTGACTGAAACGCTGGAGAAGGCTCAGATTACGGCCGAGGCCATCCACGGCAACAAAAGCCAGAACCACCGCCAGCGGGCGCTCAGCAACTTCAAGGCTGGCACCACCCGCGTGCTGGTGGCTACCGACATCGCCGCCCGCGGCATCGACGTGGATGAGCTGACCCACGTCATCAACTATGAAGTGCCTAACGAGCCCGAAACCTACGTGCACCGCATCGGCCGCACGGGCCGCGCCGGTGCCTTCGGCACCGCATTTACATTTGTAGAAGAAGAGGAGCGCGCCTATCTGCAAGACATTCAAAAGCTTATCCGCAAGCAGCTGGATGTGGATAAGGAGCATCCGTACTCCACCAATAGTGTAGCTCCGGTTTCGCTGCTGGGCAATGAGCGCATTGTCCGGCCCAAAGGCCCGGCTGGCCGCCCGCCCCGCGACGGGCGTGGTGGCAACGGGGGTGGCCAGGGCCGCAGCGGCGCCCCGCGCTCCAGCGGCAGTACCTCGGGCGGCGGGCGTAGCGAGCATCGCGGCGGCGGTCGGCCGCAGTCGGGCGGTGGCGAGCGCTCGGCTTCGGGGGGCGGCGGGCAGCGTAGCAGCCGGCCTTTCCAGGCGGGCCGCAGTGGCGGCGAAGGTGGCCGCCGGTCGAGCTAG
- a CDS encoding M1 family metallopeptidase: MAASAPTPTAHPTDPHSYAATGTLQAQHLHLRLTVDFAQRTLLGVATWHLAGGPATAPGQLVLDTQGLILEAVQPGEAADGPALNYHLAPTDAVLGQALRIWVPAGAAAVRVSYRTTSDAAALQWLAPAQTAGGHPFLFTQSQAILARTWLPCPDSPGQRFSYEAEVEIVGTERGQLLALMSAADNPQATASDGRYHFRQPQPVPAYLLALAVGRLDFAPLGERTGLYAEPATLARASYEFGELDRMVATAKQLYGPYRWGRYDLLVLPASFPFGGMENPCLTFVTPTILAGDRSLTSLIAHELAHSWSGNLVTNATWNDFWLNEGFTVYFERRIMEQLYGRPYAEMLQVLGEADLHHTIAELGEASPATHLRLHLAGRDPDDGLNDIAYEKGCLLLLTLEQLVGRPRLDAFITEYFARFAFQSMDTDRFAAYLTQTLLTPAEASRLNLPAWLDGPGLPPGAPVARSARFAAVDEALARLAAGAAPADLQPITTEWSSQEWEHFLRGLPPTLAAADLVRLDAAFHFTTSGNAELLAAWFPLALRAGYAPADAALENFLRQVGRRKFLVPLYRALLATPGGRARAQEIYRLARPNYHSVATSTLDELVGHPA; encoded by the coding sequence ATGGCTGCTTCTGCCCCTACCCCAACTGCCCACCCTACTGACCCGCACAGCTATGCCGCTACCGGAACGCTGCAGGCGCAACACTTGCACCTGCGGTTGACCGTCGATTTTGCCCAGCGCACCCTGCTAGGCGTTGCTACCTGGCACCTGGCGGGCGGCCCGGCTACTGCCCCCGGCCAGCTGGTGCTTGACACGCAAGGACTCATCCTGGAAGCTGTGCAGCCCGGCGAAGCTGCCGATGGCCCGGCCCTCAACTACCACCTCGCGCCTACCGATGCGGTGCTGGGGCAGGCCCTGCGTATCTGGGTGCCGGCCGGCGCGGCGGCCGTGCGCGTCAGCTACCGCACCACGTCCGATGCGGCAGCCTTGCAGTGGCTGGCGCCGGCCCAGACGGCGGGCGGGCATCCGTTCCTGTTTACGCAGTCGCAGGCCATACTGGCGCGCACCTGGCTGCCCTGCCCCGACTCGCCCGGCCAGCGCTTCAGCTACGAGGCTGAGGTCGAAATTGTGGGCACCGAGCGCGGCCAGCTGCTCGCTCTGATGAGCGCGGCCGACAACCCCCAGGCCACCGCTTCCGATGGCCGCTATCATTTCCGGCAGCCGCAGCCAGTGCCGGCCTACCTGCTGGCCCTGGCCGTGGGCCGGCTCGACTTTGCTCCGCTCGGTGAGCGCACCGGGCTCTACGCCGAGCCGGCTACGCTAGCCCGGGCCAGCTATGAGTTTGGCGAACTCGACCGCATGGTAGCGACTGCTAAACAATTGTATGGGCCCTACCGCTGGGGTCGCTACGATTTACTTGTGTTACCAGCCAGTTTTCCATTTGGTGGCATGGAAAACCCTTGTTTAACATTTGTAACACCTACCATTCTAGCCGGCGACCGCAGCTTGACGAGCCTGATAGCACACGAGCTAGCCCACTCGTGGAGCGGCAACCTGGTTACAAATGCAACCTGGAATGACTTCTGGCTGAATGAGGGCTTCACGGTGTATTTCGAGCGCCGCATTATGGAGCAGCTCTACGGCCGGCCTTATGCCGAGATGCTGCAAGTGCTGGGTGAGGCTGACCTGCACCATACCATCGCAGAACTCGGAGAGGCTAGCCCGGCCACGCACCTGCGCCTGCACCTGGCCGGCCGCGACCCCGATGACGGCCTCAACGATATTGCCTACGAGAAAGGCTGTCTGCTGCTGCTCACCCTGGAGCAGTTGGTAGGCCGCCCGCGCCTCGATGCCTTTATTACGGAGTACTTCGCCCGGTTCGCTTTTCAGAGCATGGATACCGACCGCTTCGCGGCCTACCTCACCCAAACCCTGCTCACGCCCGCCGAGGCTAGCCGGCTCAACCTGCCCGCCTGGCTCGACGGCCCCGGTTTGCCGCCCGGCGCGCCCGTGGCCCGGTCGGCCCGCTTCGCGGCGGTTGATGAGGCGCTGGCCCGGCTAGCCGCCGGCGCCGCGCCCGCCGACTTGCAACCTATAACTACGGAGTGGAGCAGCCAGGAGTGGGAGCACTTTCTGCGCGGCCTGCCCCCTACCCTAGCGGCGGCCGATTTAGTGCGGCTCGACGCGGCTTTTCATTTCACCACCTCGGGCAACGCCGAGCTACTAGCCGCCTGGTTTCCGCTGGCGTTGCGGGCCGGCTACGCGCCGGCCGACGCGGCGCTGGAAAATTTTCTGCGTCAGGTGGGGCGGCGCAAGTTTCTGGTGCCCCTTTATCGGGCGTTGCTAGCCACGCCCGGCGGCCGGGCGCGGGCGCAGGAAATCTATCGGCTAGCCCGGCCCAACTACCACTCGGTGGCCACGAGCACGCTCGATGAGCTGGTGGGCCACCCGGCCTGA
- a CDS encoding isoaspartyl peptidase/L-asparaginase family protein, with translation MFALALHGGAGTIARASLTPALEAEYRAALRAALATGTALLAQGAPALDAVEATVRSLEDCPLFNAGRGAVFTHDGHHEMDAALMDGASRRAGAVAGVREVQNPIRAARLVMEQTEHVLLAYPGADELAREHGLPLQPPAYFFTQQRFDQLQEAIAAGRMQLDHAASPIQDPNWKKGTVGAVARDQRGHLAAATSTGGMTNKRYSRIGDTPLIGAGTWADERCAISCTGHGEYFIRAVVGHDVACLMEYKGLSLAEACRVVVHDKLAPVGGEGGLIAVDAAGNLALPFNSEGMYRASRNAAGEELVAIY, from the coding sequence ATGTTCGCTCTTGCTTTGCACGGGGGTGCCGGCACCATTGCCCGCGCCTCGCTTACGCCCGCTCTTGAAGCCGAGTACCGGGCAGCGTTGCGCGCGGCGCTGGCCACCGGCACGGCGCTGCTGGCCCAGGGCGCGCCCGCCCTCGATGCCGTGGAAGCCACCGTGCGCTCGCTCGAAGACTGCCCGCTTTTCAACGCCGGGCGCGGGGCGGTGTTCACTCACGACGGCCACCACGAGATGGACGCCGCCCTCATGGACGGCGCTAGCCGCCGGGCCGGCGCGGTGGCCGGCGTGCGCGAGGTGCAAAATCCCATCCGGGCCGCGCGCCTCGTGATGGAGCAGACCGAGCACGTGCTGCTAGCCTACCCCGGCGCCGACGAGCTAGCCCGTGAGCACGGCCTACCCTTGCAGCCGCCCGCGTATTTTTTCACGCAGCAGCGCTTCGACCAATTGCAGGAAGCCATCGCGGCTGGCCGCATGCAGCTCGACCATGCCGCTAGCCCCATCCAGGACCCCAACTGGAAAAAAGGTACCGTGGGCGCTGTGGCCCGCGACCAGCGCGGCCACCTGGCTGCCGCCACCAGCACCGGCGGCATGACTAATAAGCGTTATTCGCGCATCGGCGACACGCCGCTCATCGGGGCGGGTACTTGGGCCGACGAGCGTTGCGCCATCAGCTGCACCGGGCACGGCGAATACTTTATCCGGGCGGTGGTAGGCCACGATGTGGCCTGCCTTATGGAATACAAAGGTTTGAGCCTAGCCGAGGCCTGCCGCGTGGTGGTGCACGACAAGCTGGCTCCGGTGGGCGGCGAGGGCGGCCTCATCGCGGTAGATGCGGCCGGCAACCTAGCACTGCCTTTCAACTCAGAAGGTATGTACCGGGCTAGCCGCAACGCGGCGGGCGAGGAACTGGTAGCCATTTACTAA
- a CDS encoding murein L,D-transpeptidase translates to MRLKLRLNFLSLALYLGLLSLPGLLVSCNGQGDQASQASSKAGTSVTSNTSGPEPHLDSVFVIRTMQADARFKAQERWARKFYRERQFRLGWFRQHKLVPQASTFLTVVGKAKEDGLDPKRYDTRQITNLLAQLKSLGQDTARRNQLERRLDVTLSGSYFAWASDYYRGVANPRDTKNDAWKVKRNKIKLDHALMTILRERESTYPYYDFAPLHPEYTNLKKALALLRARQAAGGWPTLPGTTHLKPGQTLPVVGLLRQRLLGGEATGQAPATVATAARPVNNVTTSPAANTYDPILVEAVKSFQRDLGLPPTGLVSGETLRQLNVPIQARINQVILNMERWRWLPKKFEPDYLIVNIPEYRLRVYEQGKEALTMRVIVGKTLTATPVFSDKMEYVVLSPYWNVPYSIIDKEMRPKLEADPQGTLDRLDMEVVKGYGRKATVVDPTTIDWAGVTQDNFKYTVRRRPGPKNDLGEVKFIFPNSNDIYLHDTPHGELFSQTKRNFSHGCVRVEEPVKLATYLLRNNPSWSQPVIEDSIAQRHEKYIALKEKLPVYLVYLTAWADPDGHAHFRDDIYGHDKSLAKEYFD, encoded by the coding sequence ATGCGCTTAAAGCTTCGTCTTAATTTCTTATCACTAGCCCTCTACCTGGGCTTGCTTAGTCTGCCCGGCCTGCTCGTGTCGTGCAATGGCCAAGGCGACCAGGCTAGCCAGGCCAGCTCTAAAGCCGGCACTTCGGTTACCAGCAATACCAGCGGCCCCGAGCCGCACCTCGACAGCGTTTTCGTTATCCGGACCATGCAGGCCGATGCCCGCTTCAAGGCGCAGGAGCGCTGGGCCCGCAAGTTTTACCGCGAGCGGCAGTTCCGGCTAGGGTGGTTTCGGCAGCATAAGCTCGTGCCACAGGCCAGCACCTTTCTCACCGTCGTAGGTAAAGCAAAGGAGGATGGCCTCGACCCTAAACGGTATGATACCAGGCAGATAACTAATTTGCTAGCCCAGCTCAAAAGCCTGGGTCAGGACACTGCGCGCCGTAACCAGCTAGAGCGCAGGCTCGACGTGACCCTCTCGGGTAGCTACTTCGCCTGGGCTTCGGACTACTACCGCGGCGTGGCTAACCCCCGCGATACCAAGAACGACGCCTGGAAAGTCAAGCGCAATAAAATTAAGCTCGACCACGCGCTAATGACCATTTTGCGGGAGCGCGAAAGCACGTATCCGTACTACGACTTCGCGCCGCTGCACCCCGAGTACACCAACCTGAAGAAGGCGCTAGCCCTGCTGCGCGCCCGCCAGGCGGCCGGGGGCTGGCCCACGCTGCCCGGCACCACGCATCTCAAGCCCGGCCAGACGCTACCCGTGGTGGGCTTGCTGCGCCAGCGCCTGCTGGGCGGCGAGGCTACCGGCCAAGCGCCAGCCACCGTGGCCACCGCTGCCCGGCCCGTCAACAACGTGACAACCTCGCCCGCCGCCAATACCTACGACCCTATCCTGGTCGAAGCCGTGAAAAGTTTTCAGCGCGACCTGGGCCTGCCGCCCACCGGGCTGGTGAGCGGTGAAACCCTACGCCAACTCAACGTACCCATTCAGGCGCGTATCAATCAGGTTATCCTGAACATGGAGCGCTGGCGCTGGCTACCCAAAAAGTTTGAGCCCGACTACCTCATCGTAAATATTCCCGAGTACCGGCTCCGGGTCTATGAGCAAGGGAAGGAGGCTCTCACCATGCGCGTAATCGTGGGCAAGACGCTCACTGCCACGCCGGTGTTTTCCGACAAAATGGAATATGTAGTTTTGTCGCCCTACTGGAACGTGCCCTACAGCATTATCGATAAGGAAATGCGCCCCAAGCTGGAGGCTGACCCCCAGGGCACGCTCGACCGCCTCGACATGGAAGTGGTAAAGGGCTACGGCCGCAAAGCCACCGTGGTAGACCCTACTACCATCGACTGGGCCGGTGTGACGCAGGATAACTTTAAGTATACCGTGCGCCGCCGTCCCGGCCCCAAAAACGACCTGGGCGAGGTGAAGTTCATCTTCCCCAACTCCAATGATATCTACCTCCACGATACGCCCCACGGTGAGCTGTTTTCGCAAACCAAGCGCAATTTCAGCCACGGCTGCGTGCGGGTAGAGGAACCCGTAAAGCTGGCTACCTACCTGCTGCGCAACAACCCCAGCTGGAGCCAGCCGGTTATTGAGGACTCCATTGCTCAGCGCCACGAGAAGTACATTGCCCTCAAGGAAAAACTGCCGGTGTACTTGGTGTACCTCACCGCCTGGGCTGACCCCGATGGTCACGCTCACTTCCGCGACGACATCTACGGCCACGATAAATCACTCGCCAAAGAGTATTTCGACTAG
- a CDS encoding DUF3127 domain-containing protein → MAYDVTGRLHEIFDEQQVSEKFRKREFVLEVQDGQYPEQIKFQLVQDKTALIDPYKMGDEVKVTFNLRGRGFNKNGQMLYFTNLEAWRIEPATGGAPAGGGSSYQQQPAARPAAQNQNPNLRAQPTAQPIAGDDDNDLPF, encoded by the coding sequence ATGGCATACGACGTAACCGGCCGCCTGCACGAAATCTTTGACGAACAGCAGGTAAGCGAAAAATTCCGCAAGCGCGAGTTCGTCCTTGAAGTACAGGATGGCCAATATCCTGAGCAAATCAAGTTTCAGCTGGTGCAGGACAAAACCGCCCTCATTGACCCCTACAAAATGGGCGACGAGGTAAAAGTAACCTTCAACCTGCGCGGCCGGGGCTTTAATAAGAACGGCCAGATGCTGTACTTCACCAACCTCGAAGCCTGGCGCATCGAGCCGGCCACGGGTGGTGCCCCGGCTGGTGGCGGCTCTTCTTACCAACAGCAGCCCGCGGCCCGCCCGGCCGCCCAAAACCAGAACCCTAACCTGCGCGCGCAGCCCACCGCCCAGCCCATCGCGGGCGACGACGACAACGACCTGCCTTTCTAG
- a CDS encoding RNA-binding domain-containing protein, whose amino-acid sequence MNLRALISQGEGERLEFKKKTTHPTRIARTLASLANTHGGQVLVGVDDDGRMVGVRDAEEEMFVLRDAAAHYIDPPLTLSFREIEIEDGLIVLIVNVNESQNKPHRAQIAPGEWRGYVRVRDESVQASTLTEKMLARQQPAARLEKIPLNKDELRVLEYLKTQQPRITVAQYTKLINVSRRRAYRTLIKLVLHGYLRYHDKEKEPYYTL is encoded by the coding sequence ATGAACTTACGCGCACTTATCAGCCAGGGCGAGGGCGAACGGCTCGAATTCAAGAAGAAAACTACCCACCCTACCCGCATTGCGCGCACGCTGGCCTCGCTGGCCAACACCCACGGCGGGCAGGTGCTGGTGGGCGTCGACGACGATGGCCGCATGGTGGGCGTGCGCGATGCCGAGGAAGAAATGTTTGTGCTGCGCGACGCGGCGGCCCACTACATCGACCCGCCGCTGACGCTGAGCTTTCGGGAAATCGAAATTGAAGACGGCCTTATCGTCTTGATTGTCAATGTGAATGAGAGCCAGAATAAGCCCCACCGCGCCCAGATAGCCCCCGGCGAATGGCGCGGCTACGTGCGCGTGCGCGACGAAAGCGTGCAGGCCAGTACCCTTACCGAAAAAATGCTGGCGCGCCAGCAGCCGGCGGCGCGGCTCGAAAAAATCCCGCTCAACAAGGACGAGCTGCGCGTGCTTGAGTACCTCAAGACCCAGCAGCCACGCATTACGGTGGCCCAGTATACCAAGCTCATCAACGTAAGCCGTCGCCGCGCCTACCGCACCCTCATCAAGCTGGTGCTGCACGGCTACCTGCGCTACCACGACAAAGAAAAAGAGCCGTATTATACCTTATAA
- a CDS encoding DinB family protein yields MSAPASITQVRPVPGTYLPYTQAYIDLVPTEADPLAQLRQQAAELHRELAGLTESQALMRYAPGKWTPKEVLVHLTDAERIFTYRALRFARADAQELPGFDENEFAANSEANDRPLSELLTEYHAVRAATLAFFGGLNGGQLERAGRANGGATSVRALLYIIAGHEQHHLRILRGRYWPALPTG; encoded by the coding sequence ATGTCTGCTCCTGCATCCATTACCCAGGTCCGTCCGGTGCCGGGTACCTATTTGCCTTACACCCAGGCTTATATCGACCTGGTGCCCACCGAGGCCGACCCGCTAGCCCAGCTGCGCCAGCAGGCTGCCGAGCTGCACCGCGAGCTAGCCGGCCTTACCGAAAGCCAAGCACTGATGCGCTACGCGCCCGGCAAGTGGACGCCCAAGGAGGTGCTGGTGCACCTCACTGATGCCGAGCGCATTTTCACGTACCGCGCCCTGCGCTTTGCCCGCGCCGATGCGCAGGAGCTACCGGGCTTTGACGAGAATGAGTTTGCTGCTAACAGCGAAGCTAATGACCGGCCGCTGAGCGAGTTATTGACCGAATACCACGCCGTGCGCGCTGCCACGCTAGCCTTTTTTGGTGGGCTGAATGGGGGGCAGCTGGAGCGCGCCGGCCGCGCCAACGGCGGGGCTACGTCGGTGCGGGCGCTGCTGTATATAATTGCCGGGCACGAGCAGCATCACCTACGCATTTTGCGCGGGCGCTACTGGCCCGCTCTGCCTACGGGCTAG
- a CDS encoding cyanophycinase: protein MSESGKADPRIEVVTTASMIPQEVGPIYTASFAMLNCHNVGIMDIRTPDDARQPEYLARLLAADVVMFSGGNQSRLREMFGETDFLDALTRRYYAEPNFVIAGTSAGAMAMSQHMIRGGSVPDALLKGAVKMGTGLNLSPLAIIDSHFVKRGRFGRLIEAVALYPKLIGIGLGEDTGVLITDGHLVETIGSNLVIILDGNDIAHNNAAAAKKGTTLSIENFKMHVLAKGNVYCMTERKFYVSKEAAVNASC from the coding sequence GTGTCCGAATCGGGCAAGGCCGACCCGCGCATTGAGGTCGTCACCACCGCCTCGATGATTCCGCAGGAAGTAGGCCCTATATATACGGCCTCGTTTGCGATGCTCAATTGCCACAACGTGGGCATCATGGATATTCGCACCCCCGACGATGCCCGCCAGCCCGAGTACCTGGCTCGCCTGCTGGCGGCCGACGTGGTCATGTTTTCGGGCGGCAACCAGTCGCGGCTGCGCGAGATGTTTGGCGAAACCGATTTTCTCGACGCCCTCACCCGCCGCTACTATGCTGAGCCCAACTTCGTGATTGCCGGCACCAGCGCCGGCGCCATGGCCATGTCGCAGCACATGATACGCGGCGGCTCGGTGCCCGATGCCTTATTAAAAGGCGCCGTAAAAATGGGCACTGGTCTCAACCTGTCGCCGCTGGCCATCATCGATTCGCACTTCGTGAAGCGCGGGCGCTTTGGGCGCCTTATTGAGGCCGTGGCGCTTTACCCCAAGCTCATCGGCATCGGGCTGGGCGAAGACACTGGCGTGCTCATCACCGACGGCCACCTGGTCGAAACCATCGGCTCGAACCTCGTCATTATTCTCGACGGCAACGACATTGCGCACAACAACGCCGCGGCCGCTAAGAAAGGCACCACGCTCTCCATCGAGAATTTCAAGATGCACGTGCTGGCCAAGGGTAATGTGTACTGCATGACGGAGCGTAAATTCTACGTGAGCAAGGAAGCCGCCGTAAACGCCTCCTGCTAG
- a CDS encoding esterase family protein yields MKFQSPRGATVVVRRDEYLFSVALGRVVRLDVVLPPGFSVRAAEPYPVLYLNDGQDLARLHLPATLNRLFRRQEVRPFVLVAIHAADRLQEYGVAARPDYLGRGSRAGRYTDFMLKELLPYVQAHYHASAEAGEAAVAGMSLGGLMAFDLAWHHPEAFLKAGVFSGSFWWRGRGLADGYTDADRLMHSLVRARPASPGQQFWLQTGTDDETSDRNHNGIIDAIDDTLDLLHTLAAQGLPAAAARYVEVPGGHHHPDTWGTILPDFLRWAFGTKELVAPDVAASEPRPARWRLGGERSRGARTAQRN; encoded by the coding sequence ATGAAGTTTCAATCGCCGCGCGGGGCTACGGTGGTGGTGCGGCGCGATGAGTATTTGTTTTCGGTGGCGCTGGGGCGCGTGGTGCGGCTCGATGTAGTGCTGCCACCCGGCTTTTCGGTGCGGGCCGCCGAGCCCTATCCGGTGCTGTATCTCAATGACGGTCAAGATTTAGCGCGGCTGCATTTGCCCGCTACGCTCAACCGGCTATTTCGGCGCCAAGAGGTGCGGCCGTTTGTGCTGGTCGCCATTCACGCCGCCGACCGCCTGCAGGAGTACGGCGTGGCCGCCCGCCCCGACTACCTGGGCCGGGGCAGCCGCGCCGGCCGCTACACTGATTTCATGCTCAAGGAGTTGCTGCCCTACGTGCAGGCCCACTACCATGCCAGCGCCGAGGCGGGCGAGGCGGCGGTAGCGGGCATGTCGCTCGGGGGCCTCATGGCCTTCGACCTGGCCTGGCACCACCCCGAGGCGTTTTTGAAAGCGGGCGTATTCAGCGGCTCATTCTGGTGGCGGGGGAGGGGGCTGGCCGACGGCTACACCGATGCCGACCGCCTGATGCACAGCCTGGTACGCGCCCGGCCGGCTAGCCCCGGCCAGCAGTTCTGGCTACAAACCGGCACCGACGATGAAACCAGCGACCGCAATCACAACGGTATTATTGATGCCATCGACGATACCCTGGACCTGCTGCATACGCTAGCCGCGCAGGGCCTGCCCGCTGCCGCGGCGCGCTACGTGGAGGTGCCCGGCGGCCACCACCACCCCGATACGTGGGGCACAATACTACCCGATTTTCTGCGCTGGGCATTCGGAACCAAGGAGTTAGTAGCACCCGACGTAGCGGCTTCCGAGCCGCGGCCGGCGCGCTGGCGGCTAGGGGGCGAGCGCTCACGCGGCGCCCGCACGGCGCAGCGCAACTGA